A region of the Arachis hypogaea cultivar Tifrunner chromosome 15, arahy.Tifrunner.gnm2.J5K5, whole genome shotgun sequence genome:
ATGTAATAGATTTATGTCTTAATTgttaattcactaatatttttaccaaactaatttaatatcataccctcaagtctttgtacctttcaaattagtttttatataataatttctatatttattttttttaaaaatcatttatttttttatattaatatatttaacattcatatttttatattaataataatttaagtaGTTATGTTTTGGTAATCACATTATGTACCGTAgatattattttcttgtaaaaaatattaattcttcttctaaattcacattggtaaaagaaaaattttataaagatatCGTATATCTTATATTCTACAATGGTGCCGtgtttttcaattaattaataatttataatttattttcaaattttttaaaaacttttgaaagaatgaattttaattaataagatatgggATCATTTTTAGCAAATCCCGTTATAAATTATATGGTATTTTATAAATTTGTAATGTACAATTGttaaagttatattttatttatgtaattatcatattaaaaataaaattgttgaaaaaaattataattatatgtatCTTAATAAATCTATTAAAAAACTAACTCCAAtaactatatgttaattatttttatagattaaaaaaaattatataaaaattggcacCTCAATATTAAAATCTCTGGATCCGTCCCTGCTAGCAATATACGAATCTATCTATTTTATGTAATGTTATAAGACGGAGTgtactgattttttttttcattggacaTTTTAAGATGTCAGGTATATTTACGGACACTGAGATGAATGAGTAATACCCGGAGGACAATGACTTTAACCAACAAGAAGAGCTAGTAAGTGACCAAGATATGATGGATGAACAGAATGAATTCGAACAAGATTTCAGAGATGAATTTACTGAGGGAGCGTTTTTTTCTGAATCTGATATGTCAGAAGATATCCTTGAAGCCGCTTATGCGGTTGACTCCGTGCAAGACATTACAACTTTGAAATTTAGTGAGAATTTTGCGGAAGAAATTGGAAAATACCACTTTTCTACTTTGCAGCTTGcatttgatttttatatgaagTACTCAAAGTCGAAGGGCTTTAGTGCAAGGAAGAGCAAGACCTTCAAGAATAGTACTGGCGAGATATACAAACAAAAGTTTGTATGTCATAGGCAAGGATTCAGGATGGAGAAATATTACACgatgaaaaaaaggaagaaggagcCTAAATTGGAAACAAGAACTGGATGTGAAGCTCGAATGGATGTTAAATTTGTACCAGAAACTGGAAGGTGGCATATCTTTTATTTCTCTGACGAACACAACCATGATCTATTGGATACACAATTCAGTGCTATGTTGCCTGCCCATAGAAAAATGTCAGAGGCAGATATTATGCAAATGATGAACATGCTAAAGTCAGGGATTAGCGCTTCACAGATATTTGGTCTTCTAGCTAGTCAAGCAGGCGGGTATGAATTTGTTGGCTATGGTCCCAGAGATATGTACAATGAGATTGCTCGGCAAAGGCATCAAATTCCTGGTGATGCAGCACGAGTGTTGAAGAAGTTGGAGGCTATGCGGTTGAAGGATCCACAATTATATTTCAAGGCATGTCATGATTCAAGAGGTTTGTTACGTAACTTGTTCTGGTCTGATGGGATTAGCCAACTAGACTACCGACTCTTCGGGGATGTTATTGCTTTTGATGCTACGTACAAGAAGAACAAGTATAGTTGTCCATTAGTCATATTCAGCGGGGTTAACCACCACAACCAAACAATTATTTTTGCTGCTGCGTTAGTTGTGGACGAAACTACTGATACATATATTTGCCTCCTGCGTCAGctcatgtttgcaatgaagggCAAGACCCCGACCTCAATAATAACTGATGGGGCCATGGCGATTAGGAATGCAGTCAGAGTTGTATTTCCCGAAGTCAGACATAGATTATGCGCTTGGCACCTTATTCGAAATGTAACTAGCAATGTTGGAAGTCCATCGTTTACATCTAAATTCCAAAAAATCATGTTAGGAGACTACAAGATTTTCGTGTTTAAGCGTAAGTGGGTTTAGCTTATTGAAGAATTTGGCCTTGAGGATAAGCCGTGGGTGATCAACATGTACGAAGAGAAGCATATGTGAGCTACTGCATATATAAGAGAAAATTCTTTGCTGGCTTTAGAACTACCTCAAGATGTGAAGGTTTACACTCAGTTGTTGCAAGGTATGTGGGGTCGCGACATGATTTGACAAGTTTCGTAGAGCATTTTCAAAGGTGTGTTGCACACTTGCGCTTTAAAGAATTTAATGCTGATTATGAATCTACACGTGGGGTGCCCGTCATGCAGACTTGTATAGAGCTGCTAGAGAGATATGCTGCTGAGTTATACACTCATGAGATATTTTGTTTCTTTCGGCCATTTCTTTCTAGAGCTGGATCAATGCGGGTGCTAAACATAGAGAATAACGATGATGACATAAAGTACATTATGTGTAAGCATGGGAGGCCCGATTTTATGTGGATTGTTGATTTTCGTCAAGAAATGATCTTTATGTGTACCTGTTTAAGAATGGAGTCATTTGGAATTTCCTGCGAACATATTGTGAAAGTTCTGGTTGACATTGACATTTGTGAGATTTCCCGGTCATTGGTATTGGATAGATGGACAAAAAAGGTTAAGTCAGCATTCATTGATCCAAGTGGGTTCACGAGGGATGCTGTTGTTATTAGTCGCCAAAGTGCCTTGATGGAATTTTCTAAACAATTGGTTGTTGTTGCTGCTAAAGTatcatactaaaaaaaaattttaaacgatctagataattatattaaaagacaACGAGACTCTTAACAAAAAATATCCAATCCGactcataaattttatttttatagaattGATTAGCTCCTGTatgtcaatattttttttttgacataAAAACTAATCAAtcttataaaaataaataccaaaaatcgaattagatatatatttttttaaaaacctcATAATCCTTTTAAGATAATTATAGTATTCACTCTAAAACAAAAGTATCGGCTACATATTGTGGAAGAGAATAATCTGATTAAGACACGGTAGCATGGGCCCAAAAGTGTCATTAGTTTTATACTCTTATATACGTTCATAATAGCAATTTCTTCTCAATATATAATCAGATAATCTGATGAAGACACAGCGATTATGAATAATTGTGAATTATGGCAAcactttttaaaatgattttgttattatattataatttttattcaaCAAATTAATCAATCATATATTATTCTATTCCAAAATTATATAGCAATGCTAATTAAAAAAAGCACagattattattcttgttattcATTAATTAACTAGTAGTTCCCCAGATAAAACAATAAAAGTAATCTCAAAATTTAATAATCATGCCTTTGCTAAAGCTTGTTTGGTTTTAAGCACTAAGCACCCTCAAAAATACCAAATTaccaaaatagaaagaaaacttTTTAA
Encoded here:
- the LOC112748038 gene encoding protein FAR1-RELATED SEQUENCE 5-like, whose protein sequence is MDEQNEFEQDFRDEFTEGAFFSESDMSEDILEAAYAVDSVQDITTLKFSENFAEEIGKYHFSTLQLAFDFYMKYSKSKGFSARKSKTFKNSTGEIYKQKFVCHRQGFRMEKYYTMKKRKKEPKLETRTGCEARMDVKFVPETGRWHIFYFSDEHNHDLLDTQFSAMLPAHRKMSEADIMQMMNMLKSGISASQIFGLLASQAGGYEFVGYGPRDMYNEIARQRHQIPGDAARVLKKLEAMRLKDPQLYFKACHDSRGLLRNLFWSDGISQLDYRLFGDVIAFDATYKKNKYSCPLVIFSGVNHHNQTIIFAAALVVDETTDTYICLLRQLMFAMKGKTPTSIITDGAMAIRNAVRVVFPEVRHRLCAWHLIRNVTSNVGSPSFTSKFQKIMLGDYKIFVFKRLHSVVARYVGSRHDLTSFVEHFQRCVAHLRFKEFNADYESTRGVPVMQTCIELLERYAAELYTHEIFCFFRPFLSRAGSMRVLNIENNDDDIKYIMCKHGRPDFMWIVDFRQEMIFMCTCLRMESFGISCEHIVKVLVDIDICEISRSLVLDRWTKKVKSAFIDPSGFTRDAVVISRQSALMEFSKQLVVVAAKVSY